A region from the Halobacillus mangrovi genome encodes:
- a CDS encoding ABC transporter substrate-binding protein codes for MKKNFFLLIGILLLLASCSGEDVSIESSQQEKVVVEFFTPKVETESIFNELIQEFEDNHSNIDIRQVVVPGGMTVLKTRLARGDAPDLFITYPIEQDYLIRARKGYLMDLTDEPFLKRIESSIQKRYLVDGRMYGAALTQNAVGVLYNKQHFDELNLSVPKTWSEWLAVMDELDKEGYTPLLMPNKDLEQTSVFTLNLVANQFSKNYWNQENYSIVNDRNWIKISEKILSVLSYTQENSFEDDYYETNKLFATGKGTMFVMGTWALPLIESVNPQLDYGIFPFPADDSKNHNVLGGVDIGIAISADTEYPEEAKAFLSFLTKKQQAEQLSSYEGSISAIEGVEVEREEVQALHHKILSDETVNWPNHYWDGGTEAEENYRKYTLQFLINKDIEAYLTNLESMFQQY; via the coding sequence ATGAAAAAAAATTTCTTTCTGCTAATAGGAATTTTGCTTCTTTTAGCCTCGTGCAGCGGGGAAGATGTCTCTATCGAATCTTCACAGCAAGAAAAAGTGGTAGTAGAGTTCTTTACACCTAAAGTGGAAACTGAATCTATTTTTAATGAATTGATTCAAGAGTTTGAAGATAATCATTCGAATATTGATATCAGGCAAGTCGTTGTCCCTGGAGGAATGACGGTCTTGAAAACTCGATTGGCAAGAGGAGATGCGCCTGATTTATTTATTACCTACCCTATTGAACAGGATTATTTAATCCGTGCAAGGAAGGGGTATTTAATGGATCTCACAGACGAGCCATTCCTAAAAAGAATTGAATCGAGTATCCAAAAACGCTATCTAGTTGATGGGCGAATGTATGGGGCAGCATTAACCCAAAATGCAGTAGGAGTATTATACAACAAGCAACATTTTGACGAATTGAATTTATCTGTACCTAAAACTTGGAGCGAGTGGCTGGCGGTTATGGATGAGTTAGATAAAGAAGGGTACACACCGTTATTAATGCCAAATAAGGATTTGGAGCAGACAAGTGTCTTCACATTAAATCTTGTGGCGAATCAGTTTTCTAAAAATTACTGGAATCAAGAGAATTATTCCATTGTGAATGACCGAAACTGGATAAAAATTTCCGAGAAGATTTTGTCCGTACTTTCTTATACCCAGGAGAATTCTTTTGAAGATGATTATTACGAAACGAATAAACTATTTGCCACTGGTAAAGGTACGATGTTTGTCATGGGGACATGGGCGCTACCTCTTATCGAATCGGTAAATCCGCAGTTGGATTATGGAATTTTTCCTTTTCCGGCAGATGATTCAAAGAATCATAACGTATTGGGTGGAGTAGATATTGGGATCGCCATTTCAGCGGATACAGAATACCCGGAAGAAGCAAAGGCTTTTTTGTCTTTTTTGACAAAAAAACAACAAGCAGAACAGTTGTCTAGTTACGAAGGTTCCATTAGTGCTATAGAAGGGGTAGAGGTGGAGCGCGAAGAGGTTCAAGCTCTTCATCATAAGATTCTCTCTGATGAAACGGTCAATTGGCCAAACCATTACTGGGATGGGGGAACAGAAGCAGAAGAAAACTACCGCAAATATACGTTGCAATTTTTAATCAATAAAGATATCGAGGCCTATTTGACTAACCTTGAATCTATGTTTCAACAATATTAA
- the mdh gene encoding malate dehydrogenase → MSFKRNKFAVVGAGYTGTTAALMIAQKELGDVVLVDIPSMKNPTKGKALDMLEASPVQKFDSNITGTSDYKDIQDADMVIITAGIPRKPGMSRDELVETNAKIMKDVSENVKKYAPDSYILVLSNPVDAMTYVCYKTTGFPKNRVIGQSGVLDTSRFNTFVSQELGVSVEDVSGFVLGGHGDSMVPLVRYSYAGGIPLDKLLSEDQLNDIVERTRKGGGEIVNLLGQGSAYYAPAASLVQMAEAIVKDKKRILPSIAYLEGEYGYEDIYLGVPTILGGNGIESVIELPLKDEEKAALDKSAAAVKDVLSPLKETVGK, encoded by the coding sequence ATGTCATTCAAGCGAAACAAATTCGCTGTTGTTGGAGCTGGCTATACCGGCACAACAGCCGCTCTTATGATTGCGCAAAAAGAATTAGGTGACGTGGTCCTTGTGGACATCCCTTCGATGAAGAATCCGACAAAAGGGAAAGCGTTGGATATGTTAGAGGCAAGTCCTGTGCAGAAATTTGATTCAAACATCACCGGGACCTCCGATTATAAGGATATTCAAGATGCAGATATGGTCATCATCACAGCAGGAATTCCAAGAAAACCCGGGATGAGCCGTGATGAATTAGTAGAGACAAATGCGAAAATCATGAAGGACGTCTCTGAAAATGTGAAAAAGTATGCGCCAGATAGTTATATTCTAGTATTGAGTAACCCGGTAGATGCCATGACTTACGTGTGCTATAAAACCACTGGTTTTCCAAAGAACCGAGTCATCGGCCAATCCGGTGTCCTGGACACGTCTCGTTTTAATACGTTTGTATCCCAGGAGTTAGGCGTTTCTGTTGAAGATGTATCTGGTTTCGTTCTAGGAGGACACGGGGACAGCATGGTTCCTCTTGTGCGGTACTCCTATGCGGGTGGAATTCCATTAGACAAACTATTATCAGAAGACCAGCTGAATGATATTGTTGAACGCACCCGTAAAGGCGGCGGAGAAATCGTCAATCTTCTAGGACAAGGAAGCGCTTACTATGCACCAGCCGCTTCCCTTGTTCAAATGGCAGAGGCGATTGTCAAAGATAAGAAGAGAATTCTTCCTTCCATTGCTTATTTGGAAGGGGAATACGGTTATGAAGATATTTATCTAGGTGTGCCGACGATCCTGGGTGGAAACGGGATCGAGAGTGTTATTGAGCTGCCTTTGAAGGATGAGGAAAAAGCGGCTTTAGACAAATCTGCGGCTGCTGTTAAGGATGTACTGAGTCCTCTTAAGGAGACTGTAGGAAAATAG